A single window of Syngnathus acus chromosome 23, fSynAcu1.2, whole genome shotgun sequence DNA harbors:
- the grip1 gene encoding glutamate receptor-interacting protein 1 isoform X2: protein MAYCEVCVKVDLRGIEMKRSVDVERTWPRYARPASFAVAVRSFKGPAHHLVMFVHFLHSPMTGILPLPLHRHGAISSASASPSSSSFHGGAPHLQRPPPPLSLFLPRLPHLRDGVCVKRRSAGLAAAEGRKSERKRRIGRIRRRGEEKVAAAAAVSCAWRRLSDWRRRAGGFIMIAVSFKCRCQILRRVNKDEGPYTKQSAGSRPSDGALAVRRQSIPDEFRGCTLVELMKKEGTTLGLTVSGGIDKDGKPRVSNLRQGGIAARSDQLNVGDYIRSVNGINLAKFRHDEIISLLKNVGERVLLEVEYELPPVSVQGSGVMFKTVEVTLHKEGNSFGFVIRGGASEDRNKCRPIVIATVRSGGPADREGSIKPGDRLLSIDGIRLHGNTLAEAMSVLKQSGQEATMLLEYDVSVMDSVSSASGPLLVEVAKATGSSLGVALSSSMFCSKQVIVIDKVKAASIADRCGALHAGDHILSVDGKSMEFCSLAEATQLLSASCHNVRLEILPQHQARPALNAPQQALGHTFSPGSMSAYSLSSLNMSIPRNAYPTSPRGTLMRKKQKKKDFKSSLSLASSTVGLAGQVVHTETTEVTLLGDGVMGFGLQLQGGVFATETLSSPPLIAYIDPDSPAERCGILQIGDRILSINGVPTEDSTLEETNQLLRDSSITAQLTLEIEFDVAESVIPSSGTFHVKLPKKPGVELGITISSPSNRKAGDPLIISDIKKGSVAHRTGTLELGDKLLAIDNIRVETCSMEEAVQILRQCEELVKLKIRKDEDNSDEQEVSGSIIYTVELQRYGGPLGITISGTEEPFDPIIISSLTKGGLAERTGAIHVGDRILAINSSSLKGKPLSEAITLLQQAGETVTLKIKKHGELSSPKSCPGQENHDGEGGEEPPLTAPPPSAQRLFGTLPSVDSAVESWDGSNVDGGFGSPTPSFQSSPFTFHEWRNAKTGNSQSPASSRRRANPLPDLSGLNDDWEHVALGGFTVGHDGTEPDQEENFWSQALEDLETCGQSGILRELEEPEKETALLTGATIMSGSTLSLNHEPPASRTSLGRQASFQERSNTRPQVTPRSNTLPSDPQRRAFAMKKMRQEVNDILNQTPVELHKLTLEKSSDLEDFGFSVSDGVLDRGVYVNNIRGGGPAERGGLQAYDRLLQINHVRTRDFDCCLVVPLIAESSNRLDLVISRNPASSANPLTNHTEGTDNSHAPQPTAYQKEAREDAGEDGAPIKWKKPGDGLGAGLGAGRVTNTSV, encoded by the exons ATGGCATACTGTGAGGTGTGTGTGAAGGTTGATTTGAGgggaattgaaatgaaaagaagtGTTGACGTTGAGCGAACGTGGCCGAGGTACGCCCGGCCGGCTTCCTTTGCGGTGGCCGTCAGGTCATTTAAAGGGCCGGCGCATCATCTTGTGATGTTTGTGCACTTCCTCCATTCCCCAATGACGGGcatcctccccctccctcttcaTCGTCATGGCGCCATCAGCTCAGCCTccgcctccccctcctcctcctcatttcATGGCGGCGCTCCACATCTGCAGcgccctccccctcccctctccctcTTCCTCCCTCGTCTTCCTCATCTACGTGATGGCGTCTGCGTAAAGAGGCGCTCGGCTGGGCTGGCGGCGGCCGAAGGACGGAAAAGCGAGAGGAAGAGGCGCATTGGGAGGATtaggaggagaggagaggagaaggttgcggcagcggcggcggttTCGTGTGCATGGCGCCGGCTGAGCGACTGGCGACGGCGAGCTGGGGGCTTCATCATGATCGCCGTGTCGTTCAAATGCCGATGTCAGATCCTGCGCAGGGTGAATAAAG ATGAAGGTCCGTACACCAAACAGTCGGCGGGCTCGCGTCCGTCGGACGGAGCGCTGGCCGTCAGGAGGCAGAGCATCCCGG ATGAGTTCCGGGGCTGCACGCTGGTGGAGCTGATGAAGAAGGAGGGCACCACGCTGGGGCTGACCGTGTCGGGCGGCATCGACAAGGACGGAAAGCCGCGGGTGTCCAACCTGAGGCAGGGAGGGATCGCCGCCAG GAGCGACCAGCTGAACGTGGGCGACTACATCCGCTCCGTCAACGGCATCAACTTGGCCAAGTTCCGCCACGACGAGATCATCAGCCTGCTGAAGAACGTGGGCGAGCGCGTGCTGCTGGAGGTGGAATACGAGCTGCCGCCCGTCT CCGTGCAGGGTTCGGGTGTCATGTTCAAGACGGTGGAGGTGACGCTGCACAAGGAAGGGAACAGCTTTGGATTCGTCATCAGAG GCGGAGCCAGTGAAGACAGGAACAAGTGTCGACCCATCGTCATAGCAACCGTACGCTCGGGAGGGCCAGCTGACAG GGAGGGCAGCATCAAACCTGGCGACCGTCTGCTGAGCATTGACGGCATCCGTCTCCACGGCAACACGCTGGCGGAAGCCATGAGCGTTCTGAAGCAGAGCGGACAGGAAGCCACCATGCTGCTGGAGTACGACGTCTCCGTCATGG ACTCCGTGTCTTCGGCTTCGGGTCCTCTGCTGGTGGAGGTTGCCAAGGCGACGGGCTCCAGCCTGGGCGTGGCTCTGTCCTCGTCCATGTTCTGCAGCAAGCAGGTCATCGTCATCGACAAAGTTAAAGCGGCCAGCATCGCCGACAG GTGCGGCGCCCTCCACGCGGGCGATCACATCCTGTCGGTGGACGGCAAATCCATGGAGTTCTGCTCCCTGGCCGAGGCCACGCAGCTGCTTTCCGCTTCCTGCCACAACGTGCGCTTGGAGATCCTGCCGCAGCACCAGGCCCGCCCGGCCCTCAACGCGCCGCAGCAAG CGCTGGGCCACACGTTCTCGCCGGGCTCCATGTCGGCGTACAGTCTGTCGTCCCTCAACATGAGCATTCCCAGGAACGCGTATCCCACCAGTCCGCGGGGCACGCTCATGaggaagaagcagaagaagaaggacTTCAAGAGCTCCC tgTCCCTGGCGTCCAGCACGGTGGGTCTGGCCGGCCAGGTGGTCCACACCGAGACCACCGAGGTGACCTTGCTGGGCGACGGCGTCATGGGCTTCGGCCTCCAGCTGCAGGGCGGCGTCTTTGCCACCGAGACGCTCTCCTCGCCCCCGCTCATCGCTTACATCGACCCTGACAGTCCCGCTGAGAG GTGCGGCATCCTGCAGATCGGCGACAGGATCTTGTCCATCAACGGAGTTCCCACAGAAGACTCCACGTTGGAAGAAACCAATCAGCTGCTCAGAGACTCCTCCATCACCGCACAACTCACACTGGAGATTGAGTTTGACGTGGCCG AATCGGTCATCCCGTCCTCCGGAACCTTCCACGTGAAGCTGCCCAAGAAACCGGGAGTGGAACTGGGAATCACCATCAGCT CGCCGTCCAACAGGAAAGCGGGGGACCCTCTCATCATCTCGGACATCAAGAAGGGCAGCGTGGCTCACAG GACGGGCACGCTGGAGCTGGGAGACAAGCTGCTGGCCATCGACAACATCCGCGTGGAGACCTGCTCCATGGAGGAGGCCGTGCAGATCCTGCGGCAGTGCGAAGAGCTGGTCAAGCTCAAGATACGCAAAGACGAGGACAACTCCG ACGAGCAGGAGGTGTCGGGGAGCATCATCTACACAGTGGAGCTGCAGCGCTACGGAGGGCCCCTGGGCATCACCATCTCCGGCACCGAGGAGCCTTTCGACCCTATCATCATCTCCTCGCTCACCAAGGGAGGCCTGGCCGAGAG GACGGGCGCCATCCACGTGGGCGACCGCATCCTGGCCATCAACAGCAGCAGCCTGAAGGGCAAACCCCTGAGCGAGGCCATCACCCTCCTCCAGCAGGCGGGGGAGACCGTCACGCTCAAGATCAAGAAACACGGCGAAC TGTCCAGTCCCAAGTCGTGTCCGGGCCAGGAGAACCACGACGGCGAGGGGGGAGAGGAGCCGCCTCTCACGGCGCCGCCCCCTTCGGCTCAGAGGTTGTTCGGCACGCTGCCCTCCGTCGACAGCGCCGTGGAGTCCTGGGACGGGTCCAACGTGGACGGCGGCTTCGGCAGCCCGA CTCCTTCCTTCCAGTCGTCGCCCTTCACCTTCCACGAGTGGCGCAACGCCAAGACGGGCAACAGCCAATCGCCCGCTTCGTCTCGCCGGCGAGCCAATCCGCTGCCGGACCTGTCGGGCCTCAACGACGACTGGGAACACGTCGCGCTCGGCGG GTTCACGGTGGGTCATGATGGGACAGAACCGGACCAGGAGGAGAACTTCTGGTCTCAGGCTCTGGAGGATCTGGAGACGTGTGGACAGAGCGGAATCCTCAGAGAACTggag GAGCCGGAAAAGGAGACGGCGCTCCTCACTGGG GCCACCATCATGTCCGGCTCCACCCTCAGCCTGAACCACGAGCCGCCCGCCTCGCGCACCTCGCTGGGACGCCAGGCCAGCTTCCAGGAACGCAGCAACACCCGCCCCCAG GTGACCCCGCGCTCCAACACCTTGCCCTCCGACCCCCAGCGCAGAGCCTTCGCCATGAAGAAGATGAGGCAGGAAGTCAACGACATCCTCAATCAGACGCCGGTGGAGCTTCACAAG CTGACTCTGGAAAAGTCTTCCGACTTGGAGGACTTTGGCTTCAGCGTGTCGGACGGCGTTCTCGATCGCGGCGTTTACGTCAACAACATCCGCGGCGGCGGCCCGGCCGAGCGCGGAGGCCTGCAAGCGTACGACCGCCTCCTCCAG ATCAACCACGTGCGCACTCGAGACTTTGACTGCTGCCTGGTGGTTCCGCTCATCGCCGAGTCGTCCAACCGCTTGGATTTGGTCATCAGCCGAAACCCCGCCTCCTCTGCCAACCCGCTGACCAATCATACGGAAGGCACAGACAATAGCCACGCCCCTCAGCCGACCGCTTACCAAAAGGAAGCACGTGAGGACGCGGGCGAGGACGGCGCGCCAATCAAGTGGAAGAAACCTGGGGACGGGCTGGGGGCCGGCCTGGGGGCGGGGCGAGTCACCAACACTTCTGTATAG
- the grip1 gene encoding glutamate receptor-interacting protein 1 isoform X3 has product MAYCEVCVKVDLRGIEMKRSVDVERTWPRYARPASFAVAVRSFKGPAHHLVMFVHFLHSPMTGILPLPLHRHGAISSASASPSSSSFHGGAPHLQRPPPPLSLFLPRLPHLRDGVCVKRRSAGLAAAEGRKSERKRRIGRIRRRGEEKVAAAAAVSCAWRRLSDWRRRAGGFIMIAVSFKCRCQILRRVNKDEGPYTKQSAGSRPSDGALAVRRQSIPDEFRGCTLVELMKKEGTTLGLTVSGGIDKDGKPRVSNLRQGGIAARSDQLNVGDYIRSVNGINLAKFRHDEIISLLKNVGERVLLEVEYELPPVSVQGSGVMFKTVEVTLHKEGNSFGFVIRGGASEDRNKCRPIVIATVRSGGPADREGSIKPGDRLLSIDGIRLHGNTLAEAMSVLKQSGQEATMLLEYDVSVMDSVSSASGPLLVEVAKATGSSLGVALSSSMFCSKQVIVIDKVKAASIADRCGALHAGDHILSVDGKSMEFCSLAEATQLLSASCHNVRLEILPQHQARPALNAPQQVSLASSTVGLAGQVVHTETTEVTLLGDGVMGFGLQLQGGVFATETLSSPPLIAYIDPDSPAERCGILQIGDRILSINGVPTEDSTLEETNQLLRDSSITAQLTLEIEFDVAESVIPSSGTFHVKLPKKPGVELGITISSPSNRKAGDPLIISDIKKGSVAHRTGTLELGDKLLAIDNIRVETCSMEEAVQILRQCEELVKLKIRKDEDNSDEQEVSGSIIYTVELQRYGGPLGITISGTEEPFDPIIISSLTKGGLAERTGAIHVGDRILAINSSSLKGKPLSEAITLLQQAGETVTLKIKKHGELSSPKSCPGQENHDGEGGEEPPLTAPPPSAQRLFGTLPSVDSAVESWDGSNVDGGFGSPTPSFQSSPFTFHEWRNAKTGNSQSPASSRRRANPLPDLSGLNDDWEHVALGGFTVGHDGTEPDQEENFWSQALEDLETCGQSGILRELEEPEKETALLTGATIMSGSTLSLNHEPPASRTSLGRQASFQERSNTRPQVTPRSNTLPSDPQRRAFAMKKMRQEVNDILNQTPVELHKLTLEKSSDLEDFGFSVSDGVLDRGVYVNNIRGGGPAERGGLQAYDRLLQINHVRTRDFDCCLVVPLIAESSNRLDLVISRNPASSANPLTNHTEGTDNSHAPQPTAYQKEAREDAGEDGAPIKWKKPGDGLGAGLGAGRVTNTSV; this is encoded by the exons ATGGCATACTGTGAGGTGTGTGTGAAGGTTGATTTGAGgggaattgaaatgaaaagaagtGTTGACGTTGAGCGAACGTGGCCGAGGTACGCCCGGCCGGCTTCCTTTGCGGTGGCCGTCAGGTCATTTAAAGGGCCGGCGCATCATCTTGTGATGTTTGTGCACTTCCTCCATTCCCCAATGACGGGcatcctccccctccctcttcaTCGTCATGGCGCCATCAGCTCAGCCTccgcctccccctcctcctcctcatttcATGGCGGCGCTCCACATCTGCAGcgccctccccctcccctctccctcTTCCTCCCTCGTCTTCCTCATCTACGTGATGGCGTCTGCGTAAAGAGGCGCTCGGCTGGGCTGGCGGCGGCCGAAGGACGGAAAAGCGAGAGGAAGAGGCGCATTGGGAGGATtaggaggagaggagaggagaaggttgcggcagcggcggcggttTCGTGTGCATGGCGCCGGCTGAGCGACTGGCGACGGCGAGCTGGGGGCTTCATCATGATCGCCGTGTCGTTCAAATGCCGATGTCAGATCCTGCGCAGGGTGAATAAAG ATGAAGGTCCGTACACCAAACAGTCGGCGGGCTCGCGTCCGTCGGACGGAGCGCTGGCCGTCAGGAGGCAGAGCATCCCGG ATGAGTTCCGGGGCTGCACGCTGGTGGAGCTGATGAAGAAGGAGGGCACCACGCTGGGGCTGACCGTGTCGGGCGGCATCGACAAGGACGGAAAGCCGCGGGTGTCCAACCTGAGGCAGGGAGGGATCGCCGCCAG GAGCGACCAGCTGAACGTGGGCGACTACATCCGCTCCGTCAACGGCATCAACTTGGCCAAGTTCCGCCACGACGAGATCATCAGCCTGCTGAAGAACGTGGGCGAGCGCGTGCTGCTGGAGGTGGAATACGAGCTGCCGCCCGTCT CCGTGCAGGGTTCGGGTGTCATGTTCAAGACGGTGGAGGTGACGCTGCACAAGGAAGGGAACAGCTTTGGATTCGTCATCAGAG GCGGAGCCAGTGAAGACAGGAACAAGTGTCGACCCATCGTCATAGCAACCGTACGCTCGGGAGGGCCAGCTGACAG GGAGGGCAGCATCAAACCTGGCGACCGTCTGCTGAGCATTGACGGCATCCGTCTCCACGGCAACACGCTGGCGGAAGCCATGAGCGTTCTGAAGCAGAGCGGACAGGAAGCCACCATGCTGCTGGAGTACGACGTCTCCGTCATGG ACTCCGTGTCTTCGGCTTCGGGTCCTCTGCTGGTGGAGGTTGCCAAGGCGACGGGCTCCAGCCTGGGCGTGGCTCTGTCCTCGTCCATGTTCTGCAGCAAGCAGGTCATCGTCATCGACAAAGTTAAAGCGGCCAGCATCGCCGACAG GTGCGGCGCCCTCCACGCGGGCGATCACATCCTGTCGGTGGACGGCAAATCCATGGAGTTCTGCTCCCTGGCCGAGGCCACGCAGCTGCTTTCCGCTTCCTGCCACAACGTGCGCTTGGAGATCCTGCCGCAGCACCAGGCCCGCCCGGCCCTCAACGCGCCGCAGCAAG tgTCCCTGGCGTCCAGCACGGTGGGTCTGGCCGGCCAGGTGGTCCACACCGAGACCACCGAGGTGACCTTGCTGGGCGACGGCGTCATGGGCTTCGGCCTCCAGCTGCAGGGCGGCGTCTTTGCCACCGAGACGCTCTCCTCGCCCCCGCTCATCGCTTACATCGACCCTGACAGTCCCGCTGAGAG GTGCGGCATCCTGCAGATCGGCGACAGGATCTTGTCCATCAACGGAGTTCCCACAGAAGACTCCACGTTGGAAGAAACCAATCAGCTGCTCAGAGACTCCTCCATCACCGCACAACTCACACTGGAGATTGAGTTTGACGTGGCCG AATCGGTCATCCCGTCCTCCGGAACCTTCCACGTGAAGCTGCCCAAGAAACCGGGAGTGGAACTGGGAATCACCATCAGCT CGCCGTCCAACAGGAAAGCGGGGGACCCTCTCATCATCTCGGACATCAAGAAGGGCAGCGTGGCTCACAG GACGGGCACGCTGGAGCTGGGAGACAAGCTGCTGGCCATCGACAACATCCGCGTGGAGACCTGCTCCATGGAGGAGGCCGTGCAGATCCTGCGGCAGTGCGAAGAGCTGGTCAAGCTCAAGATACGCAAAGACGAGGACAACTCCG ACGAGCAGGAGGTGTCGGGGAGCATCATCTACACAGTGGAGCTGCAGCGCTACGGAGGGCCCCTGGGCATCACCATCTCCGGCACCGAGGAGCCTTTCGACCCTATCATCATCTCCTCGCTCACCAAGGGAGGCCTGGCCGAGAG GACGGGCGCCATCCACGTGGGCGACCGCATCCTGGCCATCAACAGCAGCAGCCTGAAGGGCAAACCCCTGAGCGAGGCCATCACCCTCCTCCAGCAGGCGGGGGAGACCGTCACGCTCAAGATCAAGAAACACGGCGAAC TGTCCAGTCCCAAGTCGTGTCCGGGCCAGGAGAACCACGACGGCGAGGGGGGAGAGGAGCCGCCTCTCACGGCGCCGCCCCCTTCGGCTCAGAGGTTGTTCGGCACGCTGCCCTCCGTCGACAGCGCCGTGGAGTCCTGGGACGGGTCCAACGTGGACGGCGGCTTCGGCAGCCCGA CTCCTTCCTTCCAGTCGTCGCCCTTCACCTTCCACGAGTGGCGCAACGCCAAGACGGGCAACAGCCAATCGCCCGCTTCGTCTCGCCGGCGAGCCAATCCGCTGCCGGACCTGTCGGGCCTCAACGACGACTGGGAACACGTCGCGCTCGGCGG GTTCACGGTGGGTCATGATGGGACAGAACCGGACCAGGAGGAGAACTTCTGGTCTCAGGCTCTGGAGGATCTGGAGACGTGTGGACAGAGCGGAATCCTCAGAGAACTggag GAGCCGGAAAAGGAGACGGCGCTCCTCACTGGG GCCACCATCATGTCCGGCTCCACCCTCAGCCTGAACCACGAGCCGCCCGCCTCGCGCACCTCGCTGGGACGCCAGGCCAGCTTCCAGGAACGCAGCAACACCCGCCCCCAG GTGACCCCGCGCTCCAACACCTTGCCCTCCGACCCCCAGCGCAGAGCCTTCGCCATGAAGAAGATGAGGCAGGAAGTCAACGACATCCTCAATCAGACGCCGGTGGAGCTTCACAAG CTGACTCTGGAAAAGTCTTCCGACTTGGAGGACTTTGGCTTCAGCGTGTCGGACGGCGTTCTCGATCGCGGCGTTTACGTCAACAACATCCGCGGCGGCGGCCCGGCCGAGCGCGGAGGCCTGCAAGCGTACGACCGCCTCCTCCAG ATCAACCACGTGCGCACTCGAGACTTTGACTGCTGCCTGGTGGTTCCGCTCATCGCCGAGTCGTCCAACCGCTTGGATTTGGTCATCAGCCGAAACCCCGCCTCCTCTGCCAACCCGCTGACCAATCATACGGAAGGCACAGACAATAGCCACGCCCCTCAGCCGACCGCTTACCAAAAGGAAGCACGTGAGGACGCGGGCGAGGACGGCGCGCCAATCAAGTGGAAGAAACCTGGGGACGGGCTGGGGGCCGGCCTGGGGGCGGGGCGAGTCACCAACACTTCTGTATAG
- the grip1 gene encoding glutamate receptor-interacting protein 1 isoform X7, with the protein MAYCEVCVKVDLRGIEMKRSVDVERTWPRYARPASFAVAVRSFKGPAHHLVMFVHFLHSPMTGILPLPLHRHGAISSASASPSSSSFHGGAPHLQRPPPPLSLFLPRLPHLRDGVCVKRRSAGLAAAEGRKSERKRRIGRIRRRGEEKVAAAAAVSCAWRRLSDWRRRAGGFIMIAVSFKCRCQILRRVNKDEGPYTKQSAGSRPSDGALAVRRQSIPDEFRGCTLVELMKKEGTTLGLTVSGGIDKDGKPRVSNLRQGGIAARSDQLNVGDYIRSVNGINLAKFRHDEIISLLKNVGERVLLEVEYELPPVSVQGSGVMFKTVEVTLHKEGNSFGFVIRGGASEDRNKCRPIVIATVRSGGPADREGSIKPGDRLLSIDGIRLHGNTLAEAMSVLKQSGQEATMLLEYDVSVMDSVSSASGPLLVEVAKATGSSLGVALSSSMFCSKQVIVIDKVKAASIADRCGALHAGDHILSVDGKSMEFCSLAEATQLLSASCHNVRLEILPQHQARPALNAPQQALGHTFSPGSMSAYSLSSLNMSIPRNAYPTSPRGTLMRKKQKKKDFKSSLSLASSTVGLAGQVVHTETTEVTLLGDGVMGFGLQLQGGVFATETLSSPPLIAYIDPDSPAERCGILQIGDRILSINGVPTEDSTLEETNQLLRDSSITAQLTLEIEFDVAESVIPSSGTFHVKLPKKPGVELGITISSPSNRKAGDPLIISDIKKGSVAHRTGTLELGDKLLAIDNIRVETCSMEEAVQILRQCEELVKLKIRKDEDNSDEQEVSGSIIYTVELQRYGGPLGITISGTEEPFDPIIISSLTKGGLAERTGAIHVGDRILAINSSSLKGKPLSEAITLLQQAGETVTLKIKKHGELSSPKSCPGQENHDGEGGEEPPLTAPPPSAQRLFGTLPSVDSAVESWDGSNVDGGFGSPTPSFQSSPFTFHEWRNAKTGNSQSPASSRRRANPLPDLSGLNDDWEHVALGGFTVGHDGTEPDQEENFWSQALEDLETCGQSGILRELEATIMSGSTLSLNHEPPASRTSLGRQASFQERSNTRPQVTPRSNTLPSDPQRRAFAMKKMRQEVNDILNQTPVELHKLTLEKSSDLEDFGFSVSDGVLDRGVYVNNIRGGGPAERGGLQAYDRLLQINHVRTRDFDCCLVVPLIAESSNRLDLVISRNPASSANPLTNHTEGTDNSHAPQPTAYQKEAREDAGEDGAPIKWKKPGDGLGAGLGAGRVTNTSV; encoded by the exons ATGGCATACTGTGAGGTGTGTGTGAAGGTTGATTTGAGgggaattgaaatgaaaagaagtGTTGACGTTGAGCGAACGTGGCCGAGGTACGCCCGGCCGGCTTCCTTTGCGGTGGCCGTCAGGTCATTTAAAGGGCCGGCGCATCATCTTGTGATGTTTGTGCACTTCCTCCATTCCCCAATGACGGGcatcctccccctccctcttcaTCGTCATGGCGCCATCAGCTCAGCCTccgcctccccctcctcctcctcatttcATGGCGGCGCTCCACATCTGCAGcgccctccccctcccctctccctcTTCCTCCCTCGTCTTCCTCATCTACGTGATGGCGTCTGCGTAAAGAGGCGCTCGGCTGGGCTGGCGGCGGCCGAAGGACGGAAAAGCGAGAGGAAGAGGCGCATTGGGAGGATtaggaggagaggagaggagaaggttgcggcagcggcggcggttTCGTGTGCATGGCGCCGGCTGAGCGACTGGCGACGGCGAGCTGGGGGCTTCATCATGATCGCCGTGTCGTTCAAATGCCGATGTCAGATCCTGCGCAGGGTGAATAAAG ATGAAGGTCCGTACACCAAACAGTCGGCGGGCTCGCGTCCGTCGGACGGAGCGCTGGCCGTCAGGAGGCAGAGCATCCCGG ATGAGTTCCGGGGCTGCACGCTGGTGGAGCTGATGAAGAAGGAGGGCACCACGCTGGGGCTGACCGTGTCGGGCGGCATCGACAAGGACGGAAAGCCGCGGGTGTCCAACCTGAGGCAGGGAGGGATCGCCGCCAG GAGCGACCAGCTGAACGTGGGCGACTACATCCGCTCCGTCAACGGCATCAACTTGGCCAAGTTCCGCCACGACGAGATCATCAGCCTGCTGAAGAACGTGGGCGAGCGCGTGCTGCTGGAGGTGGAATACGAGCTGCCGCCCGTCT CCGTGCAGGGTTCGGGTGTCATGTTCAAGACGGTGGAGGTGACGCTGCACAAGGAAGGGAACAGCTTTGGATTCGTCATCAGAG GCGGAGCCAGTGAAGACAGGAACAAGTGTCGACCCATCGTCATAGCAACCGTACGCTCGGGAGGGCCAGCTGACAG GGAGGGCAGCATCAAACCTGGCGACCGTCTGCTGAGCATTGACGGCATCCGTCTCCACGGCAACACGCTGGCGGAAGCCATGAGCGTTCTGAAGCAGAGCGGACAGGAAGCCACCATGCTGCTGGAGTACGACGTCTCCGTCATGG ACTCCGTGTCTTCGGCTTCGGGTCCTCTGCTGGTGGAGGTTGCCAAGGCGACGGGCTCCAGCCTGGGCGTGGCTCTGTCCTCGTCCATGTTCTGCAGCAAGCAGGTCATCGTCATCGACAAAGTTAAAGCGGCCAGCATCGCCGACAG GTGCGGCGCCCTCCACGCGGGCGATCACATCCTGTCGGTGGACGGCAAATCCATGGAGTTCTGCTCCCTGGCCGAGGCCACGCAGCTGCTTTCCGCTTCCTGCCACAACGTGCGCTTGGAGATCCTGCCGCAGCACCAGGCCCGCCCGGCCCTCAACGCGCCGCAGCAAG CGCTGGGCCACACGTTCTCGCCGGGCTCCATGTCGGCGTACAGTCTGTCGTCCCTCAACATGAGCATTCCCAGGAACGCGTATCCCACCAGTCCGCGGGGCACGCTCATGaggaagaagcagaagaagaaggacTTCAAGAGCTCCC tgTCCCTGGCGTCCAGCACGGTGGGTCTGGCCGGCCAGGTGGTCCACACCGAGACCACCGAGGTGACCTTGCTGGGCGACGGCGTCATGGGCTTCGGCCTCCAGCTGCAGGGCGGCGTCTTTGCCACCGAGACGCTCTCCTCGCCCCCGCTCATCGCTTACATCGACCCTGACAGTCCCGCTGAGAG GTGCGGCATCCTGCAGATCGGCGACAGGATCTTGTCCATCAACGGAGTTCCCACAGAAGACTCCACGTTGGAAGAAACCAATCAGCTGCTCAGAGACTCCTCCATCACCGCACAACTCACACTGGAGATTGAGTTTGACGTGGCCG AATCGGTCATCCCGTCCTCCGGAACCTTCCACGTGAAGCTGCCCAAGAAACCGGGAGTGGAACTGGGAATCACCATCAGCT CGCCGTCCAACAGGAAAGCGGGGGACCCTCTCATCATCTCGGACATCAAGAAGGGCAGCGTGGCTCACAG GACGGGCACGCTGGAGCTGGGAGACAAGCTGCTGGCCATCGACAACATCCGCGTGGAGACCTGCTCCATGGAGGAGGCCGTGCAGATCCTGCGGCAGTGCGAAGAGCTGGTCAAGCTCAAGATACGCAAAGACGAGGACAACTCCG ACGAGCAGGAGGTGTCGGGGAGCATCATCTACACAGTGGAGCTGCAGCGCTACGGAGGGCCCCTGGGCATCACCATCTCCGGCACCGAGGAGCCTTTCGACCCTATCATCATCTCCTCGCTCACCAAGGGAGGCCTGGCCGAGAG GACGGGCGCCATCCACGTGGGCGACCGCATCCTGGCCATCAACAGCAGCAGCCTGAAGGGCAAACCCCTGAGCGAGGCCATCACCCTCCTCCAGCAGGCGGGGGAGACCGTCACGCTCAAGATCAAGAAACACGGCGAAC TGTCCAGTCCCAAGTCGTGTCCGGGCCAGGAGAACCACGACGGCGAGGGGGGAGAGGAGCCGCCTCTCACGGCGCCGCCCCCTTCGGCTCAGAGGTTGTTCGGCACGCTGCCCTCCGTCGACAGCGCCGTGGAGTCCTGGGACGGGTCCAACGTGGACGGCGGCTTCGGCAGCCCGA CTCCTTCCTTCCAGTCGTCGCCCTTCACCTTCCACGAGTGGCGCAACGCCAAGACGGGCAACAGCCAATCGCCCGCTTCGTCTCGCCGGCGAGCCAATCCGCTGCCGGACCTGTCGGGCCTCAACGACGACTGGGAACACGTCGCGCTCGGCGG GTTCACGGTGGGTCATGATGGGACAGAACCGGACCAGGAGGAGAACTTCTGGTCTCAGGCTCTGGAGGATCTGGAGACGTGTGGACAGAGCGGAATCCTCAGAGAACTggag GCCACCATCATGTCCGGCTCCACCCTCAGCCTGAACCACGAGCCGCCCGCCTCGCGCACCTCGCTGGGACGCCAGGCCAGCTTCCAGGAACGCAGCAACACCCGCCCCCAG GTGACCCCGCGCTCCAACACCTTGCCCTCCGACCCCCAGCGCAGAGCCTTCGCCATGAAGAAGATGAGGCAGGAAGTCAACGACATCCTCAATCAGACGCCGGTGGAGCTTCACAAG CTGACTCTGGAAAAGTCTTCCGACTTGGAGGACTTTGGCTTCAGCGTGTCGGACGGCGTTCTCGATCGCGGCGTTTACGTCAACAACATCCGCGGCGGCGGCCCGGCCGAGCGCGGAGGCCTGCAAGCGTACGACCGCCTCCTCCAG ATCAACCACGTGCGCACTCGAGACTTTGACTGCTGCCTGGTGGTTCCGCTCATCGCCGAGTCGTCCAACCGCTTGGATTTGGTCATCAGCCGAAACCCCGCCTCCTCTGCCAACCCGCTGACCAATCATACGGAAGGCACAGACAATAGCCACGCCCCTCAGCCGACCGCTTACCAAAAGGAAGCACGTGAGGACGCGGGCGAGGACGGCGCGCCAATCAAGTGGAAGAAACCTGGGGACGGGCTGGGGGCCGGCCTGGGGGCGGGGCGAGTCACCAACACTTCTGTATAG